One Ignavibacterium sp. DNA segment encodes these proteins:
- the meaB gene encoding methylmalonyl Co-A mutase-associated GTPase MeaB, translating into MKKQTSKTADTYKPDWAPENAGDEFAVRIVKGKQSMTAKKVGSRLNTSSSEIKRKQLSVDEYVDGVLNFDRNILARAITLIESNNPSHHDTAQEVLKKLLPHSGKSLRIGITGVPGAGKSTLIESLGMYLIKQGHKVAVLTIDPSSTVTKGSILGDKTRMENLSKEKNCFIRPSPSSGTLGGVTRKSRETITICEAAGYDIILIETVGVGQSEVTVRSMVDFFLLVLIAGAGDELQGIKRGIMELVDAVLINKADGDNEKRANISKADYNNALHYLQPATKGWTTQAYTSSALSGKGIPELWEVIKKFEKTIKHSGFFNQRRKDQSIEWVFRMVEDSLHDEFYNNEKVQNEIEQVKDQLSKGKTTPTLAAERLLMVYKSR; encoded by the coding sequence ATGAAAAAACAAACTTCAAAAACAGCTGATACTTACAAACCTGACTGGGCTCCAGAAAACGCCGGTGATGAATTTGCTGTACGCATAGTTAAAGGAAAGCAGAGTATGACTGCAAAAAAAGTAGGTTCAAGATTAAACACAAGTTCAAGTGAAATTAAGCGAAAACAACTCTCGGTTGATGAATATGTTGATGGAGTTCTGAATTTTGATCGTAATATTCTGGCTAGAGCAATTACATTAATAGAAAGTAACAATCCCTCTCATCACGATACAGCACAAGAAGTTTTGAAAAAATTGCTTCCACATTCAGGCAAATCTTTAAGAATAGGGATTACAGGTGTTCCCGGTGCAGGCAAAAGTACTTTGATTGAATCACTTGGGATGTACCTGATTAAACAAGGTCACAAAGTAGCTGTATTAACAATTGATCCAAGCAGCACAGTAACAAAAGGAAGTATTCTTGGTGATAAAACGAGAATGGAAAATCTTTCCAAAGAAAAAAATTGTTTTATCAGACCATCTCCTTCAAGCGGAACACTTGGCGGTGTTACAAGAAAAAGCAGAGAAACTATAACAATTTGCGAAGCTGCCGGATATGATATAATACTTATTGAAACTGTCGGTGTAGGACAAAGTGAAGTTACAGTTCGTTCAATGGTTGATTTCTTTTTACTTGTTTTAATTGCCGGCGCTGGTGATGAGCTTCAGGGAATTAAACGCGGCATTATGGAATTGGTTGATGCGGTATTAATCAATAAAGCTGATGGCGATAATGAAAAAAGAGCTAACATATCAAAAGCTGATTACAACAATGCACTTCATTATCTGCAGCCCGCAACAAAGGGATGGACAACTCAGGCTTACACCAGTTCTGCCCTATCGGGTAAAGGAATTCCAGAATTGTGGGAAGTGATAAAGAAATTCGAAAAGACAATCAAACATTCAGGATTTTTTAATCAGAGAAGAAAAGATCAATCAATAGAATGGGTTTTCAGAATGGTTGAAGATTCATTGCATGATGAATTTTATAATAATGAGAAAGTCCAAAACGAGATTGAACAAGTAAAGGACCAACTTTCAAAAGGCAAAACCACCCCAACTCTTGCTGCTGAAAGGCTGCTGATGGTTTATAAATCCCGTTAA
- a CDS encoding cytochrome ubiquinol oxidase subunit I gives MDIEILSRLQFAFTIAFHYIYPPLSIGIAIILVIMEGRYLKTKDKFYENMTKFWVKVFALTFAIGVATGIVMEFEFGTNWATYSRFVGDVFGSALAAEGIFAFFLESGFLAVLVFGWDKVGPKMHFFSTLMVSLGSMFSAVWIVVANSWQQTPAGYHIVGEGINARAEITDFWAMVFNPSSVDRVLHVISGCWLAGAFLLISISAYYIIKNRHIRFAKSSIKTALVVAVIASLFQLFTGHSSAVGVSNNQPAKLAAMEAVFDDQTNAHLYLFGWVNEDKQEVNFGIALPGMLSYLIGFDTETKVTGLNSFKEEDRPPVNIVFQAYHLMVAIGFTLIILSMLGVFFWIRGTMFKQKWLMWAFVFSVLLPQIANQVGWITAEVGRQPWIVYGLLRTSEGLSKAVNADQIWFSLILFTLIYIGLFILFIYLLNEKIQHGPEDVDAIPSEIGHPKS, from the coding sequence ATGGATATAGAAATTCTTTCTCGTTTACAATTCGCTTTTACAATAGCTTTCCACTACATATATCCGCCATTAAGCATAGGAATTGCAATTATTCTTGTGATAATGGAAGGCAGGTATCTTAAAACAAAAGATAAGTTCTACGAAAACATGACAAAGTTTTGGGTAAAAGTATTTGCCTTAACTTTTGCAATCGGCGTAGCAACCGGAATAGTAATGGAATTTGAATTTGGAACTAACTGGGCAACATATTCCCGTTTTGTAGGAGATGTTTTTGGAAGTGCACTTGCTGCCGAAGGAATATTTGCTTTCTTTCTTGAATCGGGTTTTCTTGCAGTCCTGGTTTTTGGTTGGGATAAAGTTGGACCCAAAATGCATTTCTTTTCAACACTTATGGTTTCACTTGGATCAATGTTCAGTGCTGTCTGGATTGTAGTTGCAAATTCCTGGCAGCAAACCCCTGCAGGCTATCACATTGTTGGTGAGGGTATTAATGCTCGTGCTGAAATAACTGACTTCTGGGCAATGGTTTTCAATCCTTCTTCTGTTGATAGAGTTTTACATGTAATATCTGGCTGTTGGTTAGCAGGTGCATTTTTATTGATAAGTATAAGCGCTTATTATATCATTAAAAACCGTCATATTAGATTTGCAAAATCATCAATTAAAACTGCTTTAGTTGTTGCTGTAATTGCATCATTATTTCAATTATTTACCGGACACTCGAGTGCGGTAGGTGTAAGCAATAATCAACCTGCAAAGTTAGCAGCAATGGAAGCTGTCTTTGACGACCAAACTAATGCACATCTTTATTTATTTGGCTGGGTTAATGAAGATAAACAGGAAGTAAATTTTGGTATTGCTTTACCGGGAATGTTAAGTTATCTGATTGGCTTTGACACAGAAACTAAAGTAACAGGATTGAATTCATTTAAAGAAGAAGACAGACCTCCTGTTAACATTGTATTTCAAGCATATCATCTAATGGTTGCTATTGGATTTACACTTATCATATTAAGTATGCTTGGTGTTTTTTTCTGGATCCGCGGAACGATGTTCAAACAAAAATGGCTGATGTGGGCTTTTGTATTTTCAGTATTGTTGCCTCAAATTGCAAATCAGGTCGGCTGGATAACTGCCGAAGTGGGAAGACAACCTTGGATTGTTTATGGATTGTTAAGAACTTCTGAAGGTTTATCCAAAGCTGTTAATGCTGATCAGATCTGGTTTTCTCTTATACTGTTTACTTTGATATATATTGGATTGTTTATCTTATTTATATATCTGCTTAATGAAAAAATCCAGCACGGACCCGAAGATGTTGATGCAATTCCTTCAGAAATAGGACATCCAAAATCATAA
- the cydB gene encoding cytochrome d ubiquinol oxidase subunit II, with translation MEFTFDLNTIWFLIIGILLIGYSILDGFDLGVGALHLFVKDDTERRIMLNSIGPVWDGNEVWLVTGGGALFAAFPHVYATVFSGFYTAIMMLLFMLIFRAVAIEFRSKRPMRWWRQMWDVAFSIASIFIAFLAGVAVGNLITGIPLNADKEFIGTFWSLINPYTVLVGVTTIALFMMHGAIYGVMKTENELHNKLRGWVNNTIIFFIICYITTTMSTLIYYPHMIQHFKEFPALFVLAILNMLAIANIPREISKGKDFLAFLSSCASIAALLTLFAFGVFPNFVIASNNPEFSLNIYNAASSQKTLNIMLIIALIGIPFVLAYTISIYWIFRGKVKLNNMSY, from the coding sequence ATGGAATTTACTTTTGATCTGAATACTATTTGGTTTTTAATAATCGGAATTCTTTTAATCGGTTATTCAATTCTTGATGGCTTTGATCTTGGTGTTGGAGCTCTTCATCTTTTTGTTAAGGATGATACTGAGAGAAGAATTATGCTCAACTCAATCGGACCTGTATGGGATGGTAATGAAGTCTGGCTTGTAACCGGCGGAGGAGCATTATTTGCAGCATTCCCTCATGTTTATGCAACTGTGTTTTCAGGTTTTTACACTGCAATAATGATGCTTTTATTTATGCTTATATTCAGAGCAGTTGCAATTGAATTCAGAAGCAAGCGGCCAATGAGATGGTGGAGACAAATGTGGGATGTTGCATTCAGTATTGCAAGTATTTTTATTGCCTTTCTTGCTGGTGTTGCTGTAGGAAATTTAATTACAGGTATTCCACTCAATGCTGATAAAGAATTTATCGGAACATTCTGGAGTTTAATAAATCCTTATACCGTTTTAGTAGGTGTTACAACTATTGCGCTTTTTATGATGCACGGGGCAATATATGGAGTAATGAAAACTGAGAATGAATTACATAATAAACTTAGAGGCTGGGTTAACAATACAATAATTTTCTTTATCATTTGTTACATTACAACAACAATGTCAACATTAATCTATTATCCGCATATGATTCAGCACTTTAAAGAATTTCCGGCACTTTTTGTACTGGCAATATTAAATATGCTGGCAATTGCAAATATTCCAAGAGAAATTTCTAAAGGAAAGGATTTCTTAGCTTTCCTTTCATCCTGTGCTTCAATCGCTGCCTTATTAACGTTGTTTGCATTTGGTGTATTTCCAAACTTTGTGATTGCATCAAATAACCCTGAGTTTAGTTTAAATATTTATAATGCGGCATCGTCTCAAAAAACATTGAATATTATGTTGATAATTGCATTAATAGGAATACCATTTGTCCTTGCTTATACGATTAGCATTTATTGGATATTCCGGGGTAAAGTTAAATTAAATAATATGAGCTATTAA
- a CDS encoding DUF4126 domain-containing protein, whose amino-acid sequence MEIILSIFIGIGLAAAVGFRIFIPFLIVSIAAYTGNLELSTYFSWIGTLPALVLFAAATVVEIFSYYIPWVDNFLDAISHPLAIFAGIVLSGAVVTDFPPLIKWSLAFIAGGGVAGTIHAATGMIRLKSSALTGGAGNPIVSTAEAGGSISLSLIAIFIPAVAVIIVGVITVYLSFMIKKKFFSPPKES is encoded by the coding sequence ATGGAAATAATTTTAAGCATATTTATAGGCATTGGTTTAGCCGCTGCAGTTGGATTCAGAATTTTCATCCCATTTCTTATTGTTTCAATTGCTGCTTATACAGGAAATCTTGAACTATCAACATATTTCAGCTGGATTGGAACTTTGCCAGCATTGGTGTTATTTGCGGCTGCAACTGTTGTAGAGATTTTCAGCTACTACATTCCCTGGGTTGATAATTTTCTTGATGCAATAAGTCATCCGCTTGCAATATTTGCAGGAATTGTTTTAAGCGGTGCTGTAGTAACAGATTTTCCGCCATTGATAAAATGGTCGCTGGCATTTATTGCCGGCGGCGGAGTTGCTGGAACTATTCACGCTGCAACAGGAATGATAAGATTAAAATCTTCTGCCCTAACCGGAGGTGCAGGAAATCCTATAGTTTCAACTGCTGAGGCTGGCGGATCAATTTCATTATCTCTAATTGCAATTTTTATCCCAGCTGTTGCTGTAATTATTGTGGGAGTTATAACTGTTTATTTATCATTTATGATAAAGAAAAAATTCTTTTCACCGCCTAAGGAGAGTTGA
- a CDS encoding pseudouridine synthase — protein MIVLFNKPFNVLCQFTDKEKRKTLSDFIPIKNIYAAGRLDYDSEGLVLLTDDGKIQHKISDPKYKLEKCYWAQVEGKINWTDVQKLNRGVLLNDGFAKVAKVKIIDNPIIWERNPPIRERKSIPTSWIELTITEGRNRLVRRITAAIGYPTLRLIRISIGQWKINKLKPGEFEIINSP, from the coding sequence ATGATAGTTCTTTTCAATAAACCTTTTAATGTTCTTTGTCAGTTTACTGATAAAGAAAAAAGAAAAACATTATCAGATTTTATTCCGATTAAAAATATTTATGCGGCAGGAAGATTGGATTATGATAGCGAAGGTTTGGTCTTATTAACGGATGACGGAAAAATTCAGCATAAGATTTCTGATCCAAAGTATAAGTTAGAAAAATGTTATTGGGCACAGGTAGAGGGAAAAATTAATTGGACTGATGTACAAAAACTAAATAGGGGAGTGTTGCTGAATGATGGTTTTGCTAAAGTAGCAAAAGTAAAAATTATTGATAATCCAATAATCTGGGAAAGAAATCCACCAATAAGAGAAAGAAAAAGTATTCCAACCAGCTGGATTGAATTAACTATTACAGAAGGAAGAAACAGGCTGGTAAGAAGGATAACAGCAGCAATCGGTTATCCAACCTTACGACTGATAAGAATCTCAATAGGTCAATGGAAAATTAATAAACTAAAACCCGGTGAATTTGAGATTATCAACTCTCCTTAG
- a CDS encoding glycoside hydrolase family 3 protein has product MRDKFFGRLIFVIITLIIFQLFVSFSPSSINKGEENVIDKSSRGTRKVIELSEEDELWVNKTLESMTLYDKCAQIFMPAVFGKTLDQQSKEFRFALEMVKLHGIGGIVISTGNVEETASMIAELQKNSKIPLLVSADFENGIGMRMKASNTFPHNMALGSTYNPDFAYQTGKATAIEALMLGVNINLAPVADVNNNPGNPVINLRSYSEDKDVVTEFCLSFVNGSLEAGVIPIAKHFPGHGNTKTDSHIDLPVISGNKETLMNNELKPFISLIENKVPAIMSGHLNVPAFDNNKKIPASLSYKIITKLLKEQLDYKGLIITDALDMKAVTNYYSNAEACIMAFNAGNDILLMPLNSREGITAIYEAVKSGKITKERLNESVKKILTLKRWLKLDVKDYKQKTVLPKRIRLEEHYQLAKTIAENSVTIVKADKELLPIDSSKYLKMFIIDITNRKNIKDAHFSQIIHESFSVYSHTLLTNESVSSDYKLALDIAKDSDFIIVPAYFYIRSGVNGKTVSDIQYNFFQDLLALNKKVLIISFESPYLLSNFPDAENYICTFSDSKASQRAVLNVLNGTLSAKGKLPVSIPNTEFSVGYSWNVQ; this is encoded by the coding sequence ATGAGAGATAAGTTTTTCGGCAGACTAATATTTGTAATAATTACTCTGATAATTTTTCAATTGTTTGTTTCATTTTCTCCATCAAGTATAAATAAAGGAGAAGAAAATGTGATTGATAAATCATCAAGGGGAACGCGAAAAGTGATTGAGCTTTCCGAAGAAGATGAACTTTGGGTAAATAAAACCCTTGAGTCAATGACACTGTATGATAAGTGTGCTCAGATTTTTATGCCTGCTGTCTTCGGAAAAACTCTTGATCAGCAATCGAAAGAATTTCGGTTTGCTCTGGAAATGGTGAAGCTACATGGAATCGGAGGAATAGTTATATCAACCGGTAATGTAGAAGAAACTGCTTCGATGATTGCCGAGCTGCAAAAGAATTCGAAAATTCCACTGCTTGTTTCAGCTGATTTTGAAAATGGTATTGGTATGCGTATGAAAGCTTCAAATACATTTCCGCATAATATGGCATTGGGCTCAACATACAATCCTGATTTTGCATACCAAACTGGCAAAGCAACAGCAATCGAAGCATTGATGCTTGGGGTTAATATCAACTTAGCACCAGTAGCCGATGTAAATAATAATCCCGGTAATCCTGTTATCAATCTTCGCTCGTATTCAGAGGATAAAGATGTTGTTACAGAATTTTGTTTATCGTTTGTAAACGGCTCCTTAGAAGCTGGAGTGATTCCGATTGCAAAACATTTTCCGGGTCACGGTAATACAAAAACTGACTCACATATTGATCTGCCTGTTATTAGTGGTAACAAAGAAACTCTGATGAATAATGAGTTAAAGCCTTTCATATCACTTATTGAAAACAAAGTTCCAGCGATAATGAGCGGTCATTTGAATGTTCCTGCATTCGACAACAACAAGAAAATTCCTGCTTCTTTATCATATAAAATCATAACAAAGCTGTTAAAAGAGCAATTGGATTATAAAGGTTTAATCATAACAGATGCACTTGATATGAAAGCTGTTACAAATTACTACTCTAATGCTGAAGCTTGTATTATGGCTTTTAATGCCGGCAATGATATTTTATTGATGCCTTTAAATTCAAGAGAAGGTATAACTGCTATTTATGAGGCTGTTAAGTCCGGCAAAATTACAAAAGAAAGATTAAATGAAAGTGTGAAGAAAATCTTAACACTTAAACGCTGGTTAAAACTTGATGTTAAAGATTATAAACAAAAAACTGTTTTGCCTAAACGAATCAGACTTGAAGAACATTATCAGCTTGCAAAAACTATTGCAGAAAATTCAGTTACAATTGTAAAAGCGGATAAAGAATTATTGCCGATAGACTCAAGCAAATACTTAAAAATGTTTATAATAGATATAACAAATCGCAAGAACATTAAAGATGCACACTTTTCACAGATCATTCATGAATCATTTTCTGTGTATTCACACACACTTCTAACCAATGAATCAGTTAGTTCTGATTATAAGCTGGCGTTGGATATAGCGAAGGACAGTGATTTTATAATTGTACCTGCATACTTTTATATTCGAAGTGGTGTAAATGGTAAGACTGTATCAGATATACAATATAATTTCTTTCAGGATTTACTTGCTCTAAATAAAAAAGTTCTGATAATCAGTTTTGAAAGTCCTTATTTGCTTTCAAATTTTCCAGATGCAGAAAATTATATTTGTACTTTCAGTGATTCAAAAGCATCTCAGCGTGCTGTGTTAAATGTTTTGAACGGGACTTTATCCGCTAAAGGGAAACTTCCTGTCTCGATTCCGAATACAGAGTTTAGTGTCGGGTATAGTTGGAATGTACAATAA